The following proteins come from a genomic window of Trifolium pratense cultivar HEN17-A07 linkage group LG4, ARS_RC_1.1, whole genome shotgun sequence:
- the LOC123881736 gene encoding tricyclene synthase TPS4, chloroplastic-like, translating to MLLNSTFLLLPSFFKNQELGRTNILGHINGSTLPCYATATATNTNTNISQRKSANYQPNIWNYDTLQSLKQDHTDLRYVERGRRLKEEVRNMIKEENVEILELIDIVKRLGLNYHFEKEIGEAIDRFLSLEKFNNTIIHTSLHETALRFRLLRDYGYDVSEDIFERFKDHNGNFKECLVKDVKGMLSLYEASFLSYEGEQILDEANAFTSFHLRGLKEDKSSFLFEQVNRSLELPLHRRFQRLEARWYIESYQKRKDANMVLVEAAKMDFNILQSNLQQELKEISKWWKGMGLAPRLSFGRDRLMECYFWAVGMTPFETKFSDLRKGLTKVASLITLIDDIYDVYGTLDELQLFTTAVESWDINAIQILPEYMKIFFLALYNTVNEFAYETLKDKGHDILPYLVKAWSDMLKAFLQEARWCHDKQLPKFDDYLNNAWVSASGVVLLTHTYFLLNHSLTKEGLEYLENCHMLLKRPSIIFRLCNDLATSSAELQRGEGANSIICYMNENGVSEEAAYKHIHSLLNETWKKMNKDRVTNSTFSKYFVEIAINLARISHCTYQYGDGHGAPDTIARNRIKALILEPID from the exons ATGTTACTAAACTCAACCTTTCTTCTACTTCCTAGTTTCTTCAAAAATCAAGAACTAGGAAGAACTAATATTCTTGGCCACATAAATGGTTCTACTCTTCCATGTTACGCTACAGCTACAGCtacaaatacaaatacaaatatttcTCAAAGAAAATCAGCCAATTATCAACCCAATATTTGGAATTACGATACTTTACAATCCTTGAAACAAGACCATACG GATCTACGATATGTTGAAAGGGGAAGGAGGTTGAAAGAGGAAGTAAGGAACATGATTAAGGAAGAAAATGTAGAGATATTGGAGTTAATTGACATTGTGAAACGCTTAGGCCTCAACTACCATTTTGAAAAGGAGATAGGAGAAGCCATTGATAGGTTTTTGTCTTTGGAAAAATTCAATAATACAATTATTCACACAAGTCTACATGAAACTGCTTTGAGATTCAGGCTACTTCGAGATTATGGCTATGATGTTTCAGAAG ATATTTTTGAGAGGTTTAAAGACCACAATGGAAATTTTAAGGAATGTCTAGTCAAAGATGTCAAAGGAATGTTAAGTCTCTATGAGGCATCATTCCTATCTTATGAAGGAGAACAAATTTTGGATGAAGCCAATGCCTTCACAAGCTTCCACCTTAGAGGCCTTAAAGAAGATAAAAGTAGTTTTCTCTTTGAGCAAGTGAATCGTTCATTGGAACTTCCACTACATCGTAGATTCCAAAGGCTTGAAGCTCGATGGTATATTGAGTCATATCAAAAAAGAAAGGACGCAAACATGGTGTTAGTTGAAGCTGCCAAGATGGATTTCAACATTTTGCAATCAAATCTACAACAGGAACTTAAAGAAATATCTAA GTGGTGGAAGGGGATGGGACTTGCCCCAAGGTTAAGCTTTGGTCGTGATAGGCTAATGGAATGTTATTTTTGGGCGGTTGGAATGACACCATTTGAGACTAAGTTCAGTGATCTCCGCAAGGGTTTAACCAAAGTGGCTTCTCTAATAACTTTAATAGATGATATTTATGATGTCTATGGCACCTTGGATGAATTGCAGCTTTTCACAACCGCTGTTGAAAG TTGGGATATTAATGCAATTCAAATTCTTCCGGAATACATGAAAATATTCTTCTTAGCACTCTACAATACTGTCAATGAATTCGCATACGAGACACTTAAGGACAAAGGACACGACATCCTTCCCTACCTCGTCAAAGCG TGGTCTGATATGTTGAAAGCATTCCTACAAGAAGCAAGGTGGTGTCATGATAAACAATTGCCAAAATTTGATGACTACCTCAACAATGCTTGGGTGTCTGCCTCCGGTGTAGTTTTATTGACTCATACATATTTTCTACTAAATCATAGCCTAACAAAGGAGGGACTTGAATACTTGGAAAATTGTCATATGTTGTTGAAGAGACCATCCATTATTTTTCGACTTTGCAATGATTTGGCTACTTCATCG GCGGAGTTACAAAGAGGTGAAGGAGCAAATTCAATTATATGCTACATGAACGAAAATGGTGTTAGTGAAGAAGCTGCTTACAAACACATCCATAGTTTGCTTAATGAAACTTGGAAAAAGATGAACAAAGATAGAGTTACCAATtcaactttttcaaaatattttgtagAAATAGCAATCAACCTTGCTAGAATTTCTCATTGCACGTATCAATATGGAGATGGACATGGTGCCCCTGATACCATAGCAAGGAATAGAATAAAGGCAT